From one Suricata suricatta isolate VVHF042 chromosome 8, meerkat_22Aug2017_6uvM2_HiC, whole genome shotgun sequence genomic stretch:
- the GRIFIN gene encoding grifin isoform X2, with protein sequence MALQFEAFCAGGLAPGWSLLIQGHSDSGEDKFEINFLSEAGDIAFHVKPRFSNATMVGNTFQGGRWGQEEVSGVFPLVLGEPFEMEVSSDADHFHVHAQEHKVLQFAHRHRPLAAITRVQVLSDHRLAQVELARRDLSWW encoded by the exons ATGGCGCTGCAG TTTGAAGCCTTCTGTGCAGGAGGCCTGGCCCCGGGCTGGAGCCTGCTGATCCAGGGACATTCTGACTCCGGAGAGGACAA GTTTGAGATCAACTTCCTGTCTGAGGCAGGGGACATCGCCTTCCACGTGAAGCCCCGTTTCTCCAATGCCACCATGGTGGGCAACACCTTCCAGGGTGGCCGCTGGGGCCAGGAGGAGGTGTCCGGCGTCTTCCCGCTGGTGCTGGGGGAGCCCTTTGag ATGGAGGTCAGCTCAGATGCAGACCACTTCCACGTCCACGCACAGGAGCACAAGGTGCTGCAGTTTGCACATCGCCACAGGCCACTGGCGGCCATCACCCGGGTGCAGGTGCTGAGTGACCACCGCCTGGCCCAGGTGGAGCTGGCCAGGAGGGACCTGAGTTGGTGGTAA
- the GRIFIN gene encoding grifin isoform X1, with translation MALQFEAFCAGGLAPGWSLLIQGHSDSGEDKFEINFLSEAGDIAFHVKPRFSNATMVGNTFQGGRWGQEEVSGVFPLVLGEPFEMEVSSDADHFHVHAQEHKVLQFAHRHRPLAAITRVQVLSDHRLAQVELARRDLSWWDGGH, from the exons ATGGCGCTGCAG TTTGAAGCCTTCTGTGCAGGAGGCCTGGCCCCGGGCTGGAGCCTGCTGATCCAGGGACATTCTGACTCCGGAGAGGACAA GTTTGAGATCAACTTCCTGTCTGAGGCAGGGGACATCGCCTTCCACGTGAAGCCCCGTTTCTCCAATGCCACCATGGTGGGCAACACCTTCCAGGGTGGCCGCTGGGGCCAGGAGGAGGTGTCCGGCGTCTTCCCGCTGGTGCTGGGGGAGCCCTTTGag ATGGAGGTCAGCTCAGATGCAGACCACTTCCACGTCCACGCACAGGAGCACAAGGTGCTGCAGTTTGCACATCGCCACAGGCCACTGGCGGCCATCACCCGGGTGCAGGTGCTGAGTGACCACCGCCTGGCCCAGGTGGAGCTGGCCAGGAGGGACCTGAGTTGGTG GGATGGGGGCCACTGA
- the GRIFIN gene encoding grifin isoform X4: protein MALQFEAFCAGGLAPGWSLLIQGHSDSGEDKFEINFLSEAGDIAFHVKPRFSNATMMEVSSDADHFHVHAQEHKVLQFAHRHRPLAAITRVQVLSDHRLAQVELARRDLSWWDGGH, encoded by the exons ATGGCGCTGCAG TTTGAAGCCTTCTGTGCAGGAGGCCTGGCCCCGGGCTGGAGCCTGCTGATCCAGGGACATTCTGACTCCGGAGAGGACAA GTTTGAGATCAACTTCCTGTCTGAGGCAGGGGACATCGCCTTCCACGTGAAGCCCCGTTTCTCCAATGCCACCATG ATGGAGGTCAGCTCAGATGCAGACCACTTCCACGTCCACGCACAGGAGCACAAGGTGCTGCAGTTTGCACATCGCCACAGGCCACTGGCGGCCATCACCCGGGTGCAGGTGCTGAGTGACCACCGCCTGGCCCAGGTGGAGCTGGCCAGGAGGGACCTGAGTTGGTG GGATGGGGGCCACTGA
- the GRIFIN gene encoding grifin isoform X3 — MALQFEAFCAGGLAPGWSLLIQGHSDSGEDKFEINFLSEAGDIAFHVKPRFSNATMVGNTFQGGRWGQEEVSGVFPLVLGEPFEEHKVLQFAHRHRPLAAITRVQVLSDHRLAQVELARRDLSWWDGGH, encoded by the exons ATGGCGCTGCAG TTTGAAGCCTTCTGTGCAGGAGGCCTGGCCCCGGGCTGGAGCCTGCTGATCCAGGGACATTCTGACTCCGGAGAGGACAA GTTTGAGATCAACTTCCTGTCTGAGGCAGGGGACATCGCCTTCCACGTGAAGCCCCGTTTCTCCAATGCCACCATGGTGGGCAACACCTTCCAGGGTGGCCGCTGGGGCCAGGAGGAGGTGTCCGGCGTCTTCCCGCTGGTGCTGGGGGAGCCCTTTGag GAGCACAAGGTGCTGCAGTTTGCACATCGCCACAGGCCACTGGCGGCCATCACCCGGGTGCAGGTGCTGAGTGACCACCGCCTGGCCCAGGTGGAGCTGGCCAGGAGGGACCTGAGTTGGTG GGATGGGGGCCACTGA